CCATATGACAGATAAGTTCCATCACAACCAGGACTGAGATATTCGGGTTCTTCTCCAAATTAGTTGGAGAAGAGGGTCCAAGTTCATATGACTTTTGCCAGGCATTCAATTCTTTGTAACTCTTTAGCATTTCACTCGAACCCTTGGCCCCTTGAACCCTTTGGAACCACACCGACTCACTTGAAGATGATTCACCTGCCTTGTCTGAATTAACTACAACGAATCAGGAGATGAATAGATATTCAGTCCGTATTTTTCAACTTTTGATAGTAGGAATGCATTGTATAAAGGGCGGCCATGGGATTGTGACCGGTCACCCGATCCTTGGCTGCCAGAACCGTACAAAATGCCTTTGCTTTCTTGAGAAACAGCGCATCGTGTCCCACGCAGAGCCCAAGCACGATGTTTAGTTCTGTTTCTTCATGGTTCAAGATCTCCGCCTGGAGTAGCGGGTTGCACATGGTTTCATAGGATCCGATTCTTACCTTTTCTTTCTCCGTTATACCGATATTTTCCTTGGGAACTCCTCCGGCATTGCAGCCTACGGACGCCAGCTCGAATCCCTGTGATTCCAGTATATCGGAAAGGAGGCCCGCTTCTTTTTGCACTCCACCGCAGAAGGCGATACCCAGCTTCTTGAATCCGAGTTTTTGGGCAAATTCTACCGTTTCCTGTACCCGGCATTTGGTGGGTTGAATCACATAGTTTCCCGGCTTTCGGTCGGCGTAGCATTCCGCTTCCTGAACCGAAGCCAGACGTGCAAAATTCTTCAGATCGGGTGCCTGATACGCTTGGGTGACTTGTAAAATCAAATCCTGATAATTCAAAGTCGGGCAAAAGGCCGGTCCCTTACCGCCCTCTTTTATCAAACAGACGCGCTTACTTCGTGGAATTTTGCAACGGGCACAATGGGCTTTTATTTCCATATTTCTCCTTAAATTTTATCAGCTGAATCTTGCCAGATCCAGGTAGTGACCTGGTTCAGTCTGCTACCATCGTAGCGGGTTTAATTTTTTTATAAGGGTTGGTAAAGATATGGAGGCTGGAAAAGACTTATGGTTGTTTCTCAGTCTTTATTCCTTTACGAAAAATATCAAATCCAAGCTGGAGTGTATTTTTGATGTAATCTTTATCCTCATTAATAATTTTTTTACTGGTTGACCACAGGATAATACCGGAAAAAAATGCCCAGAACGTGTCGGAGAGCGCGACAGGATGACGTTCGGTAAAAACACCTTTTTTTATGCCTTCTTTAAATATTCTTGCCATACTTCCAATCGATATTCGAGACAAATCGGTTATATCATTCAAAACCTCAGGAGATAGATTTTTTAACGTTTCGCTGGATTGAAGATGAAACATATTAATCAGCACCAGAGGGTCGAACTCGTAGACATCATACATCGCCTCTACCAGGGCATCCAATTTTTGTTCCGGCGGCATGTTTTCTTCTTTAACAATCTGATCCACTCTTATCTGAAGGTACTGGAGTATTCTGACCGAAAGAGAGGCATATAACTCCTCTTTATTTTTGAAATAAAGATATAAGGTGCCCGGACTAAGCTCCGCCTCATTTGCGATATCGTCCATGGTTGCCCGGTTAAAGCCTTTGTCGGAAAACACTTTTTTGGCTGCAACCGTAATTTGCTGTTTTCTTCTTTCTTTTTCCCGTTCTTTTCTTTCTTTGATACCCATATCGACAAATTTTTCCTGAAGATTATTTATTTTTTTTAGGCTATTTGGTAATTTATTTTGTTTATTTAGTCAAGTAGAACATTAAAGAAATAAAATCCAATCCCGAAAAAACTTAAAAAGAAGAACATGCACGAGGGCTTAGCTGGATACAGGTATGTATCATGGAGGAAACAGAGATACCTATGTGCGATTTTTATGAGACGTTTCGAATGGTTATCTATGATAGGTTTATAGGTGAGTCTTCTCTAGCGGCGCGACTTCTCTCATTCGCTGGGACGGCAGGTCAGATACAGAACGACCATGCTAAATTGAAACCAACCACTTTCCCGGGCGACAGGCTCAAGCTGCCTAATAATTGTTCAGATTCCTTCTTTCGGCAGATACAGTTTCACCGATTGAAGTCCGGAATTCATCACCATTTTCCTTAAATAGGGGTTGAAAATGAAATGGGATTTGATGATCTTGAGAGAAATATTCCTTCTTAGCCTGCTTGTTATTATCCGGTAGCGTTTTTCAAATCCATCTGGTGTTGTATGCAAAGCTTGTGCAAGTGCATGTGCGCTCCTAAATGCATAACTAATACCTTCTGCCGAACTCGGACTAATCCAACCCGCAGCTTCGCCTATAAACGCAATCCTGTCCTTGCCGGTCGATAAATGTTTTGTCTTCATGGGCCGCAACATATACGTACCCTCGCGCCACACGGTCTTTCCAAACTGAAAACCGTTACTTCTCAGCGTTTCCTTCAACAGCCTAAACTTTTCAGCTGTCTTTTCCTTTGGTTGAAGGGCTGCGCCTATAATCAGGTAATCTCCCTTTGGAATGGTCCAGCAGTAATAGTCGGTTATTTCCCTATCGAATATGGACATGAAATAAGGCAAACTGTCATCGTTCTCGACCCACTCCTGCACCGCAATATACTTTCCGGGGATTAAGCTCCCGGGTGACGCCTGCAAACGGACTTTAGAAGATGCACCGTCTGCTCCTATCAATATTCTCGCTTTCTCCACATAGGTCCGATCGCCTTGGACAAACTTTAGCTTGAAGAAACCTTTTTCTGGTGAATACGACTTGAAACGGAAATTTGTTCTGGTGTCAACGCTGGTCGGAACCATAGACAGCAACCAGGAATCGAATTTTTGACGATCCATGTTGATATAGTGCCGTTGGTAATACCTTTCGAGTTTTTGCTGAATATCGATGGCCTTAACCACAAAAAGCTGAGGTCCCTGCAGAACCTTCTTGGGCAGACCCAGTCCAAACTCGGATAGCATTCTTTGCGCATCAGGCGCCAACAGCCCGCCGCAACATTTGCCGGCAGAGAAAGGTCCGGGTACGTCCAAAAACGACCTCTTATCAACCAGCAATACTTTATAGCTCTTCCCGATAAGCCTTGCGAGTGTTGCCCCTGCTGGTCCGGCTCCGATAATCGCTAAGTCAAACATATAAGTGGTTGTCGCTTCTGTTCATTACCATCAGTGGATTTTTCTGTTCAGTCTTTTCGTTGGTGGCGGATCTGGTTTTGAAAGCTGCTTGATTGTGTTAACTAAGTCTAAAATTTGCTCATCATGGTCAGCCGGGTGCCGCTTGTTTTGAACGATTCGTCTTTACAGTTCGTTGCTTTCTAATATCATACGGCGTATTTTTACAAATGCTCTTACAATGTATATGCTGACTTCAACGGCTCTCTGTGAATTGAGAACGCTTGCGACTAACTTGGATTTTTCTTCCGCTGAAAGCTGAATCATGAAATCATCTAACCAAGTTCACCCGCCGGGGACCCAATGCTAAAGTTTTTCAAGATGCGTTTAACTCGATAGAGGCAATGTGAAAAGGC
The sequence above is drawn from the Thermodesulfobacteriota bacterium genome and encodes:
- a CDS encoding FAD-binding protein; the protein is MFDLAIIGAGPAGATLARLIGKSYKVLLVDKRSFLDVPGPFSAGKCCGGLLAPDAQRMLSEFGLGLPKKVLQGPQLFVVKAIDIQQKLERYYQRHYINMDRQKFDSWLLSMVPTSVDTRTNFRFKSYSPEKGFFKLKFVQGDRTYVEKARILIGADGASSKVRLQASPGSLIPGKYIAVQEWVENDDSLPYFMSIFDREITDYYCWTIPKGDYLIIGAALQPKEKTAEKFRLLKETLRSNGFQFGKTVWREGTYMLRPMKTKHLSTGKDRIAFIGEAAGWISPSSAEGISYAFRSAHALAQALHTTPDGFEKRYRIITSRLRRNISLKIIKSHFIFNPYLRKMVMNSGLQSVKLYLPKEGI
- a CDS encoding TetR/AcrR family transcriptional regulator; this encodes MGIKERKEREKERRKQQITVAAKKVFSDKGFNRATMDDIANEAELSPGTLYLYFKNKEELYASLSVRILQYLQIRVDQIVKEENMPPEQKLDALVEAMYDVYEFDPLVLINMFHLQSSETLKNLSPEVLNDITDLSRISIGSMARIFKEGIKKGVFTERHPVALSDTFWAFFSGIILWSTSKKIINEDKDYIKNTLQLGFDIFRKGIKTEKQP
- a CDS encoding DUF1847 domain-containing protein, which translates into the protein MEIKAHCARCKIPRSKRVCLIKEGGKGPAFCPTLNYQDLILQVTQAYQAPDLKNFARLASVQEAECYADRKPGNYVIQPTKCRVQETVEFAQKLGFKKLGIAFCGGVQKEAGLLSDILESQGFELASVGCNAGGVPKENIGITEKEKVRIGSYETMCNPLLQAEILNHEETELNIVLGLCVGHDALFLKKAKAFCTVLAAKDRVTGHNPMAALYTMHSYYQKLKNTD